In Trichoderma breve strain T069 chromosome 4, whole genome shotgun sequence, the following proteins share a genomic window:
- a CDS encoding PXA domain-containing protein, producing MALKRRDVALAGVAYFIAWGYAVSWFSALRWVGYAFVGGIVISFLSLIAALVLTTQHPRGDRPARPARVSFLSSQRWRTEAEALRQRQTYHKEPLDPSFPQASQALDEVLDLIFRDFVRSWYSHISQNPTFEHEVDRVIRQALLSLVSSLRNKDLADLVTSRFVPILTAHFHDFYEAEKSVRGRKLNRSVTESEELDLAIASKFRDGRLHPAASLSFPDTKMVQQDYLRSLVERLLSKILPKKMLSSRAVSIIVREIVGCAVLFPVVQLLSDPDMWNQLIENLGRSMLQDRSTVRKLRAALDQHASPTPRSNKLAMAPRLAPGDNERKFEKFIRAIRRVNNLSDARRFRSEVASQLKRDSLQENQDPVYLRRLEMGKRLLDERVHHLAAGGNRHSPMPASSAPPVSTSKLENASLVELLRDPAGLSYFMEYMDRQRLMPLVQFWLVVDGFRNPLEEDGQDDELPSTLPMWTDSDRLDLLQIHQAYLSKPELNVPEVAKKAVKEFLQAGVSATPAEYYKARRAILRAQSGVLETMRSQYFEGFKKSDLYYKCLASQEMSRATMSPPPPTHQAPSVASRTQSYQSKPKPAPRFAPLAAGPSRRLSGSISDLRSVNNNGNGSDPLTSSRRSLDDDRSVNPLFDDDDVDNYGMMDSVQSLDQALSRQQTPDKQVVQAVEQALTNILEDDRPQTAEDLRASLFDTEDNVSSLFGNDNESNRGSFDAGKPLMMAKEAGKPTLSSLGLVSAASRIGVFVDDDLFGDEDKYLPGEKDDEDEEAQSDEEDEIHEAAPGDLGLAEAITALTNDIDRLVAQDAVIESLTKKAELTNNAAELRILKKSRTSLQREIRRKELQRQQYVIQESDNSLYGRSEIRIKSIQVGREDDGREFALYVIEVQRNAGEQMPASSWAVMRRYSEFHELHQKLRSMYPSVRNLDFPRRRVVMKFQSDFLRKRRTALEKYLRELLLLPEVCRSRELRAFLSQSAIAQGEDPMSRENKKDMMTRLYDSVADGMEDILGNIPVLDQISVAGQNLIAAATNQLNTMPLNVSEETFPAAEAEAELDAFENKELEPFIKPICDIFLEVFELNKGNNWLRGRAVVVVLQQLLGGTIEKRVRENIKMAVQEDSLVRYVAMLRNALWPDGEFARDRKPRTTAEKKKTRTEASLMLATLVPDLAGNVVGRVNAQAASRRLFATFNNSRLNSHLVFTILDEIVSVLFDEA from the exons ATGGCCCTGAAGCGTAGAGATGTAGCCCTTGCTGGAGTGGCCTACTTCATTGCGTGGGGCTATGCCGTGAGCTGGTTCTCTGCGCTGCGCTGGGTCGGATATGCCTTCGTGGGCGGTATCGTCATCAGCTTCCTCTCGCTTATCGCGGCTCTCGTTTTAACCACACAGCACCCTCGTGGCGATCGACCGGCACGGCCGGCCAGGGTTTCGTTTCTGAGCTCCCAGAGATGGCGCACCGAAGCGGAAGCATTGCGGCAACGGCAAACTTACCACAAGGAGCCCCTCGATCCCAGCTTCCCCCAGGCATCTCAAGCTCTGGATGAGGTCCTGGACCTGATCTTCCGCGACTTTGTACGCTCGTGGTATTCCCACATCAGTCAGAACCCAACATTTGAACACGAGGTGGATAGGGTAATTCGACAGGCACTGTTGAGCCTCGTGAGCTCGCTCCGTAACAAAGACCTTGCTGATCTCGTCACGAGCCGTTTTGTGCCCATTTTGACGGCCCATTTCCATGACTTTTACGAAGCCGAGAAATCAGTGCGAGGGAGGAAACTGAACCGATCCGTGACAGAGTCTGAAGAGCTTGATCTTGCGATTGCGTCCAAGTTTAGAGATGGCCGGCTACACCCAGCTGCTTCGTTGTCCTTTCCGGACACCAAAATGGTCCAGCAAGATTACTTACGGTCATTGGTGGAGCGGCTCCTGTCCAAGATCCTTCCCAAGAAGATGCTTTCTAGCCGGGCCGTCTCTATCATAGTGCGAGAGATTGTGGGCTGTGCCGTCTTGTTTCCCGTCGTTCAACTGCTGAGCGACCCTGACATGTGGAATCAGCTGATCGAGAACCTTGGTCGCTCAATGCTTCAAGATAGATCTACTGTTCGCAAGCTCAGGGCAGCACTGGACCAGCACGCTTCTCCTACGCCAAGATCCAACAAGCTAGCCATGGCACCACGGTTGGCGCCTGGGGACAACGAGCGCAAGTTTGAAAAGTTCATTAGAGCCATCCGCAGGGTCAATAACCTATCTGACGCACGTCGATTCCGCAGCGAAGTTGCCAGTCAGCTCAAGCGCGATTCTCTGCAGGAGAATCAAGACCCAGTCTACCTTCGTCGACTGGAAATGGGAAAGCGGCTACTCGATGAGAGAGTACATCACTTGGCTGCGGGTGGAAATCGTCATTCGCCTATGCCAGCTTCCTCGGCGCCGCCCGTTTCCACTTCGAAGCTTGAAAACGCCTCCCTCGTAGAGCTGTTGCGAGATCCGGCAGGTTTATCATACTTTATGGAATACATGGACCGCCAGCGTTTGATGCCCTTGGTTCAGTTTTGGCTGGTCGTTGATGGCTTTCGTAACCCcctggaagaggatggcCAAGACGATGAGCTCCCCTCTACATTACCCATGTGGACAGACTCGGATCGTCTAGACTTGCTTCAGATTCACCAAGCATATTTGTCCAAGCCGGAGCTCAACGTGCCGGAAGTTGCCAAGAAGGCTGTCAAGGAGTTTCTCCAAGCTGGTGTATCTGCTACACCAGCTGAATACTACAAGGCTAGGAGAGCTATTTTGAGGGCTCAAAGCGGAGTTCTGGAAACAATGCGCTCTCAATACTTTGAAGGATTCAAGAAATCAGACCTGTACTACAAATGCCTCGCATCGCAGGAGATGTCGCGCGCTACCATGTCACCGCCGCCCCCCACGCATCAGGCTCCTTCGGTGGCAAGCAGGACTCAATCATATCaatccaagcccaagcccgcGCCACGGTTTGCTCCATTGGCCGCTGGACCCTCTAGACGACTCTCTGGATCAATTTCGGATCTAAGATCAGTGAATaacaatggcaatggctcaGATCCGCTGACTTCCTCACGAAGGTCTCTTGATGACGATCGATCTGTGAATCCTCTTttcgacgatgatgacgtgGATAATTATGGAATGATGGATTCAGTGCAGAGCTTGGACCAAGCTCTGTCGAGGCAGCAGACACCTGACAAACAAGTTGTCCAAGCCGTGGAGCAAGCATTAACAAATATTTTGGAAGATGACAGGCCACAGACCGCCGAGGATCTACGGGCCTCTTTGTTCGATACTGAAGACAACGTGTCGAGCTTGTTTGGTAATGATAACGAGTCTAATCGAGGTTCGTTTGACGCCGGCAAACctctgatgatggcaaaagAGGCTGGTAAGCCCACTCTGTCGTCGTTGGGCCTTGTCAGCGCCGCCTCTCGAATCGGTGTGTTCGTGGACGATGACCTTTTTGGGGACGAGGACAAGTATCTTCCAGGCGAAaaggacgacgaagatgaagaggctcaatctgatgaggaggatgaaattCACGAAGCCGCCCCAGGTGATCTCGGGCTGGCAGAAGCCATCACGGCATTGACAAATGACATTGATCGCTTGGTGGCACAGGACGCGGTTATAGAATCGCTAACAAAGAAGGCCGAGCTCACAAACAATGCAGCAGAGCTGCGAATTCTGAAAAAGTCCAGGACGAGTCTTCAGAGGGAGATTAGGCGCAAGGAGTtgcagcggcagcaataCGTGATACAAGAAAGCGATAACAGCCTCTACGGAAGATCGGAAATCAGGATCAAATCCATTCAAGTGGggcgagaagatgacggccGAGAGTTTGCCTTGTATGTCATTGAAGTCCAGAGGAACGCGGGCGAACAGATGCCAGCGTCATCCTGGGCGGTGATGAGAAGATATAGCGAGTTCCACGAGCTGCACCAGAAGCTCCGCTCGATGTATCCTTCAGTACGGAATCTCGATTTCCCCCGGCGCCGCGTGGTGATGAAGTTCCAAAGCGATTTCCTTCGTAAAAGACGTACAGCGCTAGAGAAGTACCTGCGTGAGCTCTTGCTTCTACCCGAGGTGTGCCGCAGCCGCGAGCTGCGAGCGTTTCTATCGCAGAGTGCCATAGCGCAAGGCGAGGACCCGATGAGTCGGGAGAACAAGAAGGACATGATGACCCGCTTGTACGACTCGGTCGCCGACGGCATGGAAGACATTCTAGGCAACATCCCAGTACTAGATCAGATATCGGTCGCGGGGCAAAACCTCATTGCTGCGGCGACCAATCAGCTCAACACAATGCCGCTCAACGTCAGCGAAGAAACGTTTCCCGCGGCGGAAGCGGAGGCAGAACTCGATGCCTTTGagaacaaggagctggagccatTCATCAAGCCCATTTGCGACATATTCCTCGAAGTCTTTGAGCTCAACAAGGGAAACAATTGGCTGCGGGGAAGGGCGGTCGTGGTTGTGTTACAACAGCTACTTGGTGGGACCATTGAAAAGAGGGTTCGAGAAAACATCAAGATGGCGGTACAGGAGGATTCGCTGGTGCGATATGTGGCCATGTTACGAAACGCACTCTGGCCAGACGGCGAGTTCGCTCGAGATCGAAAGCCGCGTACCacggcggagaagaagaagacgcgGACCGAGGCCAGTCTAATGTTGGCGACTCTGGTGCCGGACCTTGCGGGGAACGTTGTAGGACGGGTCAATGCTCAGGCGGCAAGCCGACGCCTCTTTGCAACGTTTAACAACTCCAGACTCAA TTCTCACCTAGTGTTTACGATACTTGATGAGATTGTTTCGGTCCTTTTTGATGAGGCCTGA
- a CDS encoding putative methyltransferase domain-containing protein, with protein MLEYPISPEHMDWSSYYPSYVDEEAPRDESKPPRMKQDVEIVDIGCGFGGLLVGLAPVFPDKLILGLEIRTTVTQFVQEKIWALRAQSSEKLYQNAACIRANTMKFLPNFFKKSQLSKIFICFPDPHFKTKKHKARIVSTTLNSEYAYALRPGGIVYTITDVEALHEWMVEHLDAHPSFERVSKEEEENDECVKIMLNETEEGKKVERNKGHKFVALFRRMEDPPW; from the exons ATGTTAGAGTA CCCAATTTCACCTGAGCATATGGATTGGTCGTCCTATTACCCTTCTTatgtggatgaagaagcgcCGCGGGATGAGTCCAAGCCTCCGCGAATGAAGCaagatgttgagattgtCGACATCGGATGTGGGTTTGGAGGTCTCCTTGTTGGTCTCGCTCCTGTTTTCCCAGACAAGCTCATTCTTG GTCTGGAGATCCGTACTACAGTAACGCAGTTTGTACAGGAAAAGATATGGGCACTGCGCGCGCAAAGCTCTGAAAAACTCTACCAGAATGCGGCCTGCATCCGCGCAAACACCATGAAGTTCTTGcccaacttcttcaagaagagcCAGCTGAGCAAAATATTCATCTGCTTCCCTGATCCACACTTCAAAACGAAAAAGCACAAGGCCCGGATTGTTTCAACAACACTCAATTCCGAATACGCTTACGCCCTACGGCCTGGCGGCATTGTCTATACCATCACCGATGTCGAGGCATTGCACGAGTGGATGGTGGAGCATCTTGAcgcccatccatcctttgAGCGGGTgagcaaagaagaggaggaaaacgATGAGTGCGTCAAGATTATGTTGAACGAGACggaggagggcaagaaggtgGAACGAAACAAGGGACATAAATTTGTAGCCCTATTCCGCCGCATGGAAGACCCCCCTTGGTAA
- a CDS encoding homoserine dehydrogenase domain-containing protein translates to MAAVNQVYIAIIGAGGVGKCFLSQLQALAARRPSPKLSLCYISTSRKALYNVDYSPVSLDGVTESLAASTQAPPPLPQVIDYLASAPAKVILVDNTSSQDVADAYPLALSRGLSIVTPNKKAFSGSYKLWQDIFTASATSGAKIYHESSVGAGLPVISTLKDLVDTGDKVTKIEGVFSGTMSFLFNSFAPTEGQGGKWSEEVKKAKALGYTEPDPRDDLNGLDVARKLTILARLAGLPVESPTSFPVQSLIPKELEACSSGDEFLDKLPAFDQQMEDTKAAAEKAGKVVRFVGSIDVATQQVKVGLEQFDRSHPIASLKGSDNIISFYTERYGSNPLIIQGAGAGGDVTAMGVTGDLIKVLSQIA, encoded by the exons ATGGCTGCGGTTAATCAGGTTTACATCGCCATCATTG GCGCCGGTGGTGTCGGCAAATGCTTCCTCTCTCAGCTGCAAGCGCTCGCTGCTCGCAGGCCGTCTCCCAAGCTGAGCCTCTGCTACATCTCGACAAGTCGCAAGGCCCTATACAATGTCGATTACTCCCCCGTgagccttgatggcgtcaCCGAAAGCCTCGCTGCATCCACACAGGCCCCTCCTCCCCTGCCGCAAGTGATTGACTATCTGGCTTCCGCCCCCGCCAAGGTGATCTTGGTCGACAACACGAGCTCTCAGGATGTCGCCGACGCTTACCCACTGGCCCTGAGCCGGGGTCTTAGCATCGTGACACCTAACAAGAAGGCCTTTTCTGGCTCATACAAGCTCTGGCAGGATATCTTCACGGCATCCGCAACCTCTGGTGCCAAGATCTACCACGAGTCTTCGGTTGGCGCTGGTCTGCCAGTCATCTCCACGCTGAAGGATCTGGTCGATACTGGAGACAAGGTGACCAAAATCGAAGGCGTTTTCAGCGGCACCATGTCGTTCCTCTTCAATTCATTTGCACCGACCGAGGGTCAGGGCGGCAAGTGGTCTGAGGAGGtgaagaaagcaaaggcacTTGGCTATACCGAGCCGGATCCGAGAGACGacctcaatggccttgatgtcGCCCGCAAGTTGACTATTTTGGCCCGCTTGGCAGGCCTGCCTGTCGAATCGCCCACATCTTTCCCTGTCCAGAGCCTCATTCCCAAGGAATTGGAGGCTTGTTCGAGCGGAGATGAATTTCTCGACAAGCTGCCTGCCTTTGATCAGCAGATGGAAGACACCAAAGCTGCCGCCGAGAAGGCTGGAAAAGTTGTTCGATTTGTTGGTAGCATTGACGTGGCCACCCAGCAGGTCAAGGTCGGACTGGAGCAATTTGATCGCTCACACCCCATTGCCTCTCTCAAGGGCAGTGacaacatcatcagcttctaTACTGAGAGATATGGCAGCAATCCCCTGATTATCCAGGGCGCGGGTGCCGGCGGAGACGTGACGGCCATGGGCGTGACAGGAGATCTCATCAAGGTGCTTTCGCAAATCGCTTAG